The genomic stretch CAGGAACTCTCCAACCAGTATGTCTTTGAAATCGCAACGACTGCTACGAAGGCTGACGTCAAAGCAGCCGTCGAGCAGATCTTTGAAGTCAAGGTCGAATCGGTGAACGTCGTCAACGTGAAGGGCAAGACCAAAAACTTCCGTCAACGCGCCGGCCGCCGCAGCGACTGGAAAAAAGCATACGTCAAGCTCGCTGATGGCCAGTCCATCGACGTGATGGCCAAGGCCTGAGGAAACGACCCATGCCATTGATGACATTTAATCCCACCTCTCCCGGCCGTCGCAGCGCAGTTCGCGTTGTCACGCCCGACCTCCACAAGGGTGCGCCGTATGCACCGTTGCTGGAAAAGAAGAGCAAAACCGGTGGACGCAACAACTACGGCCGCATCACCACTCGCCACGTCGGCGGTGGTCATAAGCAGCATTACCGCATCATCGACTTCAAGCGCGATAAGGAATCCATTCCGGCTAAAGTCGAACGCATTGAATACGATCCGAACCGTACCGCGCACATCGCTTTGTTGGTGTACGCAGACGGCGAACGTCGTTACATCATTGCGCCGAAGGGCTTGAAAGCAGGCGACCAAGTGCTCGCAGGTTCGGCATCGCCGATCCGCGCTGGCAACACCTTGCCGCTGCGTAACATCCCGGTCGGTACCACGGTGCATTGCATTGAAATGAAGCCTGGCAAGGGCGCGCAAATGGCGCGTGCTGCTGGCGCCGGCGTCCAATTGGTCGCTCGCGAACAAGGCTACGCCACCTTGCGTTTGCGCTCTGGTGAAATGCGTCGCGTGCCGGTTGAATGCCGCGCGACCATCGGCGAAGTCGGCAACGTCGAGCACAGCCTCGAGAAGCTCGGCAAAGCAGGTGCCAAACGCTGGCGCGGTATCCGTCCGACCGTTCGTGGTGCAGCCATGAACCCGGTGGATCACCCGCACGGTGGTGGTGAAGCAAAGGCTGGTCAGGGCAATCCGCATCCGGTTACACCGTGGGGCGTTCCGACCAAGGGTTACAAGACGCGCAAGAACAAGCGCACGCAGCAATTCATCGTTCGCGATCGCAGGGGTTGATAGAAGATGGCACGTTCACTAAAGAAAGGTCCGTTCATCGACCACCACCTGATCACGAAGGTGGAGGCCGCTGCCGGCAACACCAAGAAGCCGATCAAAACCTGGTCGCGTCGTTCCATGATCATGCCGGAAATGGTGGGTTACACCATTGCCGTGCATAACGGTAAAGCCCACGTCCCGGTGCTCGTCAACGAGCAAATGGTCGGTCACAAGCTTGGCGAATTCGCATTGACCCGTACGTTTAAGGGTCATGGCGGCGACAAGAAGGGGCGCTAAGGAAATGGCTATGAATGCAAATGACGCCAAAGCAGTGTTGCGCACCGCGCGCATCTCTTCGCAAAAAGCACGTTTGGTCGCAGACCAAATCCGCGGTCTCCCGGCCGCACGCGCCCTCGACTTGCTGAAGTTCAGCGACAAGAAGGCTGCTGCAATGATTCACAAGTTGTTGTGGTCGGCGGTTTCGAACGCTGAAAACAACAACGGCGCAGACGCTGATGCACTGCGTGTCAAAACGATCATGGTCGACGAAGGTCCGTCCTTGAAGCGTTTCATGGCACGTGCAAAAGGTCGCGGTACGCGCATTGTGAAGCGCACCAGCCACATCACCATTGTCGTCGGCGAGGGCAAATAATCATGGGTCATAAAGTTAACCCGATCGGCATCCGTCTTGGCATCGCCAAAGATTGGAACTCCAAGTGGTATGCCGGCAAGAAAGAATTCGCAGGTTTTCTCGCCGCCGATTTGAAGGTGCGCGAAATGTTGCGTAAGAAGCTCGCTTCGGCTGGCATCTCGCGCATCCTGATCGAACGTCCCGCCAAGACGGCACGCGTCACCATCTTCACGGCACGTCCGGGTCTGGTGATCGGCAAGCGCGGCGAAGACATCGAAAAGCTGCGTAAAGAAGTCGGTGACATGATGGGCGTTCCGGCGCACATCAACGTCACCGAAGTCCGCAAGCCGGAGCTCGACGCACAACTCGTCGCCGAATCCATCGCACAACAGCTGGAACGCCGTATCATGTTCCGCCGTGCGATGAAGCGCTCGGTTGGTAATGCCATGCGCCTCGGCGCATTGGGCATCAAGGTCAATGTCGCTGGCCGCTTGAATGGTGCAGAAATCGCACGTTCTGAGTGGTACCGCGAAGGCCGCGTGCCGTTGCATACCCTCCGCGCCGACATCGACTACGGTTTTGCCGAAGCGCACACCACCTACGGTGTGATCGGTATCAAGGTGTGGATCTACAAGGGTGAAGTGTTTGACTTCAGCCAAGTGGGCCAAGAAAAGAATGACGAGCCGCGCAATGAGCGTTCGGACCGTCCGGCTCGTGCACCTCGTGCACCGCGCGGCGGCGATCGTGACCATCGTGAGGCAAGGGG from Lysobacter sp. HDW10 encodes the following:
- the rpsC gene encoding 30S ribosomal protein S3, whose translation is MGHKVNPIGIRLGIAKDWNSKWYAGKKEFAGFLAADLKVREMLRKKLASAGISRILIERPAKTARVTIFTARPGLVIGKRGEDIEKLRKEVGDMMGVPAHINVTEVRKPELDAQLVAESIAQQLERRIMFRRAMKRSVGNAMRLGALGIKVNVAGRLNGAEIARSEWYREGRVPLHTLRADIDYGFAEAHTTYGVIGIKVWIYKGEVFDFSQVGQEKNDEPRNERSDRPARAPRAPRGGDRDHREARG
- the rplW gene encoding 50S ribosomal protein L23; its protein translation is MSATNVYAVIRAPRVSEKTARLQELSNQYVFEIATTATKADVKAAVEQIFEVKVESVNVVNVKGKTKNFRQRAGRRSDWKKAYVKLADGQSIDVMAKA
- the rplB gene encoding 50S ribosomal protein L2, coding for MPLMTFNPTSPGRRSAVRVVTPDLHKGAPYAPLLEKKSKTGGRNNYGRITTRHVGGGHKQHYRIIDFKRDKESIPAKVERIEYDPNRTAHIALLVYADGERRYIIAPKGLKAGDQVLAGSASPIRAGNTLPLRNIPVGTTVHCIEMKPGKGAQMARAAGAGVQLVAREQGYATLRLRSGEMRRVPVECRATIGEVGNVEHSLEKLGKAGAKRWRGIRPTVRGAAMNPVDHPHGGGEAKAGQGNPHPVTPWGVPTKGYKTRKNKRTQQFIVRDRRG
- the rplV gene encoding 50S ribosomal protein L22 translates to MNANDAKAVLRTARISSQKARLVADQIRGLPAARALDLLKFSDKKAAAMIHKLLWSAVSNAENNNGADADALRVKTIMVDEGPSLKRFMARAKGRGTRIVKRTSHITIVVGEGK
- the rpsS gene encoding 30S ribosomal protein S19, encoding MARSLKKGPFIDHHLITKVEAAAGNTKKPIKTWSRRSMIMPEMVGYTIAVHNGKAHVPVLVNEQMVGHKLGEFALTRTFKGHGGDKKGR